A stretch of the Paenibacillus dendritiformis genome encodes the following:
- a CDS encoding acyltransferase — MSRKEHITAIPIVRALAMIGVISVHSTSQATVDMVDSNWYYLYNFFNIFFKYGTPTFILLSSFVLFYNYGGRDKLEPAVLGKFYRNRLLYVIIPYIVASTGYFLMQHLMYYRTRGFEDSMYSFFAKLLTGSAYTHLYFVFISIQFYILFPLMLKLFRSKTILAWSIPLGLLLQWGFVLWNKYDLQIVNKGSISLSYVSYYFLGAYVGLNFEKIRPWLTSLGQKGNPSRYRIGSLALWGAWLLFAMLHVQVWFWSRSTNEWTNSLVYEMLWNFHTLTSAIVLMQLSFFLERKLPDWLRKALVQLGDLSFGIYLLHPVFLALYRKYAWHGGGSLAYMLYIAGGYAVALGLSWLVVYAAFRFIPLAWIGFGAVPRSFKAKRAPRQKSGSVTPGTGA; from the coding sequence ATGAGCCGAAAAGAGCACATTACTGCCATTCCTATTGTGCGAGCGCTGGCCATGATTGGCGTCATCAGCGTGCATTCCACCTCGCAGGCAACGGTAGATATGGTTGATTCGAACTGGTATTATCTGTACAACTTCTTCAATATCTTTTTTAAATACGGTACCCCGACCTTCATACTGCTGAGCAGCTTCGTGCTCTTCTACAACTATGGCGGACGGGACAAGCTGGAGCCCGCCGTGCTGGGCAAGTTCTACCGGAACCGGCTGCTGTATGTGATCATACCGTATATCGTCGCATCGACCGGGTACTTTCTGATGCAGCATCTAATGTATTACCGTACCCGCGGCTTCGAGGATTCGATGTATTCCTTTTTTGCGAAATTACTGACCGGCTCGGCTTACACGCACTTATACTTTGTTTTTATCAGCATTCAGTTCTACATTTTGTTCCCGTTGATGCTCAAGCTCTTCCGGTCCAAGACGATATTGGCCTGGTCGATTCCGCTCGGGCTGCTGCTGCAGTGGGGCTTCGTGCTGTGGAACAAGTATGACCTCCAGATTGTCAACAAAGGCAGCATCTCGCTGTCTTATGTCAGCTATTATTTTCTTGGCGCTTATGTCGGGCTGAATTTCGAGAAAATTCGGCCGTGGCTGACGTCGCTCGGGCAGAAGGGCAATCCGTCTCGCTACCGGATCGGGTCGCTGGCGCTGTGGGGCGCTTGGCTGCTGTTCGCCATGCTGCACGTTCAGGTGTGGTTCTGGTCGCGTTCGACCAACGAATGGACCAACTCGCTGGTCTATGAGATGCTGTGGAACTTCCACACGCTCACGTCGGCCATCGTCTTGATGCAGCTATCCTTTTTCCTGGAACGGAAGCTGCCCGATTGGCTTCGCAAGGCTCTCGTGCAGCTGGGGGATCTGTCCTTCGGCATCTACCTGCTGCATCCCGTGTTCCTTGCCTTGTACCGCAAATATGCTTGGCATGGAGGCGGGTCGCTCGCATATATGCTGTATATCGCGGGAGGTTATGCCGTCGCGCTCGGCTTGTCCTGGCTCGTCGTCTATGCCGCATTCCGCTTCATCCCGCTCGCTTGGATCGGATTCGGGGCCGTGCCGCGAAGCTTCAAGGCGAAGCGGGCGCCGCGGCAAAAGTCGGGATCCGTCACCCCGGGTACCGGCGCATAA
- a CDS encoding ATP phosphoribosyltransferase regulatory subunit has product MSKPRMFEKPSGVRDYLPEAVRKLREIERKVLHTMECWGYAQIITPTMEFYDTVGTASATSDQKLFKLLNQRGTPMVLRSDMTGPIARVVSSLLGKEPFPIRLSYHANVFRAMEDEAGREAEFFQTGAELAGDGSPEADAEVIALAIACLKASGIERFKVALGHHGYVQSLFEDALPGDEENQLRLKQLLIQRDVVGYRTQASLLGLDARRSGQLEALLQLRGGRAVLDQARTLSGKPEMAASLAHLEQVWEVLEAYGAADHLLLDLTMLGDFSYYTGTIFEGYAAEMGFPVMSGGRYDHLLQQFGRPAPATGFALKTTRIMDALSRPGEYEEEQAKPVLIQYEAARRADALAEAARLRAEGAIAVTRLLGEGAAAGTSRDGAEAEGLPDGGRYHKVLTFRQS; this is encoded by the coding sequence ATGTCGAAGCCGAGAATGTTCGAGAAGCCGTCCGGCGTGCGGGATTATTTGCCGGAAGCGGTTCGCAAGCTAAGAGAAATCGAGCGGAAGGTGCTCCATACGATGGAGTGCTGGGGATATGCGCAAATTATTACCCCGACGATGGAATTCTATGACACGGTAGGGACGGCCAGCGCCACCTCCGATCAGAAGCTGTTCAAGCTGCTGAACCAGCGCGGAACGCCGATGGTGCTGCGTTCGGATATGACGGGGCCGATCGCGCGCGTCGTGTCTTCCTTGCTCGGCAAGGAGCCGTTCCCGATTCGCCTGTCTTATCATGCGAATGTGTTCCGGGCGATGGAAGACGAAGCGGGGCGGGAGGCCGAGTTCTTCCAGACGGGCGCGGAGCTGGCGGGCGACGGTTCCCCGGAGGCGGATGCGGAGGTCATCGCGCTGGCGATCGCCTGCCTGAAGGCGTCGGGGATCGAGCGGTTCAAGGTGGCGCTCGGCCATCACGGATATGTGCAGAGCTTGTTCGAGGATGCGCTGCCCGGGGATGAGGAGAATCAGCTCCGCCTGAAGCAGCTCCTGATTCAGCGGGACGTGGTCGGCTACCGGACGCAGGCGAGCCTGCTCGGGCTGGATGCCAGGAGGAGCGGGCAGCTGGAGGCGCTGCTGCAGCTCCGGGGCGGGCGCGCGGTGCTGGACCAGGCGCGCACGCTGTCCGGGAAGCCGGAGATGGCAGCCTCGCTTGCTCATCTGGAGCAGGTATGGGAAGTGCTGGAAGCGTATGGAGCGGCGGATCATCTGCTGCTCGATTTGACGATGCTGGGGGACTTTTCTTATTATACGGGCACCATTTTTGAAGGATATGCCGCAGAGATGGGATTCCCGGTCATGAGCGGCGGGCGTTATGATCATTTGCTGCAGCAATTCGGCCGCCCTGCTCCGGCGACAGGCTTCGCGCTCAAGACGACGCGCATTATGGATGCGTTGTCCCGGCCAGGCGAGTACGAAGAGGAGCAGGCGAAGCCGGTGCTGATTCAATATGAGGCGGCCAGGCGGGCGGACGCCTTGGCGGAAGCGGCCCGGCTGCGGGCGGAAGGCGCGATTGCCGTTACCCGGCTGCTTGGTGAAGGTGCGGCGGCAGGAACCTCCCGGGACGGAGCGGAAGCCGAAGGTCTGCCGGACGGGGGCCGATACCACAAAGTGCTCACTTTTAGGCAATCGTGA
- the hisG gene encoding ATP phosphoribosyltransferase produces MQDWLKVAMPKGRIYKQASTLFRDAGLPVPEDEEDSRKLIIDVPQARLQFIMAKPVDVPTYVEYGVADVGIAGKDVLMEENKDVYELLDLGIARCRMSVIGLPSWKPSIHLRVATKYPNVASQYFREQGQQVEVIKLNGSIELAPLIGLADRIVDMVETGQTLKENGLVELEEMFGITSRLIANRVSYRMKNEATQQLCDRIQRVVPPQP; encoded by the coding sequence ATGCAGGATTGGTTGAAGGTGGCCATGCCGAAGGGCCGGATCTACAAGCAGGCTTCTACGCTGTTCCGCGATGCGGGGCTGCCGGTCCCCGAGGATGAGGAGGATTCCCGCAAGCTGATCATCGATGTGCCGCAAGCGCGGCTGCAGTTCATTATGGCGAAGCCTGTCGACGTTCCGACTTATGTCGAATACGGCGTGGCGGATGTCGGCATCGCCGGCAAAGATGTGCTGATGGAAGAGAATAAGGATGTCTATGAGCTGCTTGACCTCGGCATTGCCCGCTGCCGGATGTCGGTGATTGGCCTTCCGTCTTGGAAGCCATCCATTCATCTGCGGGTCGCGACGAAGTACCCGAATGTCGCATCGCAGTATTTTCGGGAACAGGGACAGCAGGTGGAAGTGATTAAGCTGAACGGCTCGATTGAACTGGCCCCGTTAATCGGACTGGCGGACCGGATCGTCGATATGGTCGAGACCGGCCAAACGTTGAAGGAAAACGGGCTGGTGGAGCTGGAAGAGATGTTCGGCATTACGAGCCGGCTCATTGCGAACCGGGTCAGCTATCGGATGAAGAACGAAGCGACTCAGCAGTTATGCGACAGGATTCAGCGCGTCGTGCCGCCGCAGCCGTAG
- the hisD gene encoding histidinol dehydrogenase produces the protein MRIIEAADWRVERKVDYGTPEQLEAVQAIIRDVRKEGNAAVLRYTGQFDRMELSPAQLRIAPEEIESAYGQVKDTFLAALREAAANIRAFHEKQKRTSWMDFQPDGTLLGQIMRPLKRVGVYVPGGSAAYPSSVLMNVIPAQVAGVPEIVMVTPPSTGGKGGIDPHILVAAAEAGVKEVYRVGGAQAIAALAYGTETIAPVDKICGPGNIYVALAKREVYGAVDIDSIAGPSEIVVLADATATPAYVAADLLSQAEHDAMASAVLVTDSRELAEAVAAEVERQLATLPRREIAAKSLEGYGAIVVAPGLKEGVELVNRLAPEHLEIVTSDPMEWVGAIENAGAIFLGEYSSEPVGDYYAGPNHIIPTNGTARFSSPVDVDMFMKKSSLIRYSREALQRDGERIMELARHEGLEAHARAIGIRLGQMNE, from the coding sequence ATGCGGATTATCGAAGCAGCGGATTGGCGTGTGGAGCGGAAGGTGGATTACGGAACGCCGGAGCAGTTGGAGGCGGTTCAGGCGATTATCCGGGATGTGCGGAAGGAGGGGAATGCGGCGGTTCTCCGTTATACCGGACAGTTCGACCGGATGGAGCTGTCTCCGGCCCAGCTGCGAATCGCACCGGAGGAGATTGAGTCCGCCTACGGGCAAGTGAAGGACACCTTCCTCGCCGCTCTGCGCGAGGCGGCCGCGAATATCCGCGCGTTCCATGAGAAGCAGAAGCGGACGTCATGGATGGATTTCCAGCCGGACGGCACGCTGCTGGGGCAAATCATGCGGCCGCTCAAGCGGGTCGGCGTCTATGTGCCCGGCGGGAGCGCCGCTTATCCTTCGTCCGTACTGATGAACGTCATCCCCGCTCAGGTTGCGGGCGTGCCCGAGATCGTCATGGTCACGCCGCCTTCGACCGGCGGCAAGGGAGGCATCGACCCGCATATTCTGGTCGCGGCGGCGGAAGCCGGCGTGAAGGAAGTCTACCGGGTTGGCGGAGCGCAAGCGATCGCCGCCCTGGCTTACGGCACGGAGACGATCGCCCCGGTGGACAAAATCTGCGGGCCCGGCAACATTTATGTCGCCCTGGCGAAGCGCGAGGTGTACGGCGCGGTCGATATCGACAGCATCGCCGGCCCTTCCGAGATTGTCGTCCTGGCGGATGCGACGGCGACGCCGGCCTATGTGGCGGCCGATCTGCTCTCCCAGGCCGAGCATGACGCGATGGCGTCCGCCGTGCTCGTCACCGACTCGCGCGAACTGGCTGAAGCGGTGGCGGCCGAGGTGGAGCGGCAGCTCGCCACGCTGCCGCGACGGGAGATTGCGGCGAAGTCGCTGGAAGGGTACGGCGCCATTGTAGTGGCGCCCGGGCTGAAGGAAGGCGTGGAGCTGGTCAACCGGCTCGCGCCGGAGCATCTGGAGATTGTAACGTCCGATCCGATGGAATGGGTGGGAGCGATCGAGAATGCCGGCGCGATCTTCCTCGGCGAGTACAGCTCCGAGCCGGTAGGCGATTATTACGCCGGGCCGAATCATATCATTCCGACGAACGGCACGGCGCGCTTCTCTTCGCCGGTCGACGTCGATATGTTCATGAAGAAGTCGAGTCTGATCCGGTACAGCCGGGAGGCGCTGCAGAGGGACGGGGAGCGGATTATGGAGCTCGCCCGCCACGAAGGCTTGGAGGCGCATGCCCGCGCAATTGGAATCCGGCTCGGGCAGATGAACGAATAG
- the hisB gene encoding imidazoleglycerol-phosphate dehydratase HisB, with protein MEYEALHTREAAIARTTNETDIQLSFNVDGRGTSRLETGVPFLNHMLDLFAKHGQFDLAVQARGDTDIDDHHTVEDIGICLGQALREALGNKAGIRRYASVFVPMDEALAQVVIDLSNRPHFEHRAVYPAARVGAFDTELVHEFLWKLALESRMTLHVIVHYGQNTHHIIEAVFKALGRALDEATAIDPRVQGVPSTKGVL; from the coding sequence ATGGAATATGAAGCATTGCACACGCGGGAAGCGGCCATTGCCCGCACCACGAATGAGACGGATATACAGTTGTCGTTCAATGTAGACGGAAGGGGCACGAGCCGCCTGGAGACAGGCGTGCCGTTCCTGAACCATATGCTGGACCTGTTCGCGAAGCATGGCCAGTTCGATCTCGCCGTTCAGGCGAGGGGGGACACGGATATCGATGACCACCATACGGTGGAGGATATCGGCATTTGTCTCGGCCAGGCGCTGCGCGAGGCGCTCGGGAACAAAGCGGGCATCCGGCGCTATGCCTCGGTGTTCGTTCCGATGGACGAGGCGCTTGCCCAAGTCGTCATCGATCTGAGCAACCGGCCTCACTTCGAGCACCGCGCGGTCTATCCGGCCGCCCGGGTCGGGGCGTTCGATACCGAGCTCGTGCATGAATTTCTATGGAAGCTGGCGCTGGAGAGCCGCATGACGCTCCATGTTATCGTCCATTACGGGCAGAATACGCACCATATTATCGAGGCCGTATTCAAGGCGCTCGGCCGGGCCTTGGACGAGGCGACCGCGATCGATCCGCGCGTGCAGGGCGTTCCGTCCACCAAGGGAGTGCTGTAA
- the hisH gene encoding imidazole glycerol phosphate synthase subunit HisH, giving the protein MIAVLDYGMGNLHSVSTAVERLGYEAAICREPGELAEADGIILPGVGAFGDAMESLQTTGLGRSFTEAVQAGKPALGICLGMQLLFEEGEEHGRHAGLGLLPGRVVRFEGGHYKVPHMGWNRLQWRQADHALTAGLEEGHVYFVHSYHVLAGEQEDVIAACEYGGHAVTAMVGRGRLYGMQFHPEKSGEAGRVLLERFLRLAEGPRAARE; this is encoded by the coding sequence ATGATTGCGGTATTGGATTACGGAATGGGGAATCTGCACAGCGTCAGCACGGCGGTGGAACGACTGGGCTATGAAGCGGCGATCTGCCGCGAGCCCGGAGAGCTGGCGGAGGCCGATGGCATCATTCTGCCCGGCGTGGGCGCGTTCGGCGATGCGATGGAATCGCTGCAGACGACCGGCCTCGGCCGGTCGTTCACGGAGGCGGTGCAGGCCGGCAAGCCGGCGCTCGGCATCTGCCTCGGCATGCAGCTCCTCTTCGAGGAAGGGGAAGAGCATGGCCGCCATGCCGGACTCGGGCTGCTGCCCGGCCGGGTCGTCCGCTTCGAGGGCGGCCATTACAAGGTGCCGCATATGGGGTGGAACCGGCTGCAATGGCGGCAGGCGGATCATGCGCTGACGGCCGGGCTGGAGGAAGGGCATGTCTACTTCGTCCACTCGTACCATGTGCTCGCCGGGGAGCAGGAGGACGTGATCGCCGCCTGCGAGTACGGAGGCCATGCGGTGACGGCGATGGTCGGCCGGGGCCGCCTGTACGGCATGCAGTTCCATCCCGAGAAGAGCGGAGAAGCCGGCCGGGTGCTGCTGGAGCGGTTCCTCCGTCTGGCCGAGGGCCCGCGAGCGGCCCGGGAGTGA
- the hisA gene encoding 1-(5-phosphoribosyl)-5-[(5-phosphoribosylamino)methylideneamino]imidazole-4-carboxamide isomerase, whose product MTAFTIYPAIDIRGGRCVRLVQGDYGQETVYDESPLDVARRWEREGASWIHLVDLDGAKAGHPVNDRLIGEIARTVGVPVQVGGGLRTRADVERLLEAGVARVILGTAAIEDRAFVEDVLTRHGAHVAIGIDARDGYVATRGWLETSEVQAEALACQLAEAGARTFIFTDISRDGMMRGPNVEAIAALARACGQQVIASGGVSSMADVETLAAQAQDGVSGAIIGKALYTGSVRLEEAVRLAGTAGSGGRQSSV is encoded by the coding sequence ATGACGGCATTTACAATTTATCCGGCCATCGATATCCGGGGAGGACGCTGTGTGCGGCTTGTTCAGGGCGACTACGGCCAAGAGACGGTCTATGATGAATCTCCGCTCGATGTGGCTCGCCGTTGGGAGCGGGAGGGCGCATCCTGGATTCATCTTGTCGATCTGGACGGCGCGAAGGCCGGGCACCCGGTCAATGACCGGCTCATCGGAGAGATCGCCCGCACCGTCGGCGTGCCGGTGCAGGTGGGCGGCGGCTTGCGGACGCGAGCGGATGTGGAGCGGCTGCTGGAAGCGGGCGTGGCGCGAGTCATTCTCGGCACGGCCGCGATTGAGGATCGCGCGTTCGTCGAAGACGTGCTGACCCGGCACGGCGCCCATGTCGCGATCGGGATCGATGCGCGCGACGGCTATGTGGCGACGCGCGGCTGGCTCGAGACGTCGGAGGTGCAGGCGGAAGCGCTGGCTTGCCAGCTCGCCGAAGCGGGCGCGAGGACGTTCATCTTTACGGATATTTCCCGCGACGGCATGATGCGGGGGCCGAATGTGGAGGCGATCGCGGCATTGGCCCGGGCTTGCGGCCAGCAGGTCATCGCCTCGGGCGGCGTCAGCAGCATGGCGGATGTGGAGACGCTGGCCGCTCAGGCCCAGGATGGCGTCAGCGGAGCCATTATCGGCAAGGCGCTGTATACCGGGAGCGTTCGCCTGGAGGAGGCGGTCCGGCTGGCCGGGACGGCCGGAAGCGGAGGGCGTCAGTCTTCCGTGTAA